One segment of Pseudomonas sp. FP2196 DNA contains the following:
- a CDS encoding Ig-like domain repeat protein, producing MTSFRLFRLPPRRDLSVTPLQIYPVYIADMTQPVVDGDGGINLATFENSEAGIFSIIDPYNGMGTGDTIEIFWNNNVIRELNIKPEDVDERLFFFLPTTEIAPGYSECYCQVTRSGETLPDNPSSVLTLLVKLNLPAGEDEQQHLPWHSHLDLVGLPQDVIDNGVSKEWSSKGVPMTIKRYREMTVRDVIWVRWGSVLLAPHVVTEAEADGTQEIVITALPGDILTAGDSSSLPIKYEVHDEVWNWCEKWSKETSVQVDAGAARLDPAFFEDADDGELHLDQLDHQATNLLIRLESNKEFATDDTIVINVAGVGGTGTAPRTLTKEVTVGNLPYILDFPIPFAFVSLFANGTLDGSYVLRKKDGSPPLYSKRTFVKVIGNPALLPAPIIEEVIGAILPADSKTATVRIAYPSLKVGDTINMIWEGTKSDGNAYEYEEPYDVSNNDEQAGFTYIHVMNEHILPLNNGSLKLYYRVYNDDPAEYGLSESDFLRVEVRALPATLPAPDVEEARDGVIDPTKVYTQAHVLVKPVNWMKGDTLTYHWIGYTIDGSTKGSVPITQLSIDKTARFRVDAQYVTTNIGFPVTVIYTLLHAATGKYSYSAPLRVIVGVPLGRLLPPEVIQAFGDVLDPMDAINGVDIECSYDTMDEKLDLLRLLWTGTPGPGTSEDLEKPAEATGTVTFHLPASVVGANILSTVSVKYAVQRHKLWTQSEELPLNILGFQDPEKDLPTPEVPLAVNAVLDLMEFSGDASILVKPWPFIAEGQVVDLNVVGRASTGVHIIEVLKTHKISKQQAVTGLDEPLLRSDLLKLLHSSPATVTCSVIFNGSEDAAVEFPNLPLTIRTRYDYVTPIITSVKDPQEKEIPEASVTYDKRVKIQGTATRDETVRVMINNVPQDIVDVIAPGTWEFMTGNLLEGMQSITVEALYDADPTISEPRTFTIGIATQPSITAVNDSLGPVANNGTTYDTEIAVAVLADPNQSVQLYNGTNAIGLPISLDGDGAGATTLTDLTRTTYSLKARAIYGDQLESPAHNFTIKAHNEISLTSIRDSEGELVEGGRTYDSSVTLTGGFTPLYDVQVYDNGGGKQIVSTGQNGVWTTSLAIDTGEHAVYVKALSTNQQSNTRNFRRDPVPPLYIDTSTAYLSGYMVRHTNRPVTNPPAGAFLTRGASGGIPPYRYSTDKTAYLQVDVSTGRVIGVRNGGARVIVTDSRGSTASYSVSVQNVWYIANYGGGRHNLATMSATVNNAGGKFPAIRDYNSLRSVYGGDPGGYSYDFYWVDDRHQWGSHWLLRPGDGVVYGSNDNGKVGCIGVLLRT from the coding sequence ATGACTTCTTTCAGACTTTTTCGGCTTCCCCCGCGCAGAGATTTATCCGTCACACCGTTGCAAATCTATCCGGTGTACATCGCTGACATGACTCAGCCCGTTGTGGATGGCGACGGCGGTATCAACCTGGCAACGTTCGAAAATTCCGAGGCTGGCATATTCAGTATTATCGACCCTTACAACGGGATGGGGACTGGAGACACAATCGAGATTTTCTGGAACAACAACGTCATCCGCGAACTGAATATCAAGCCCGAAGATGTCGATGAAAGATTGTTCTTCTTTCTCCCGACCACGGAAATCGCCCCCGGTTACTCCGAATGTTATTGCCAGGTGACCCGTTCAGGCGAAACGCTGCCGGATAATCCTTCCTCCGTATTGACGCTGTTGGTCAAATTGAATTTGCCCGCCGGCGAGGATGAGCAACAGCATCTTCCCTGGCATTCACACCTCGACCTGGTCGGGTTGCCGCAGGATGTCATCGACAATGGTGTCAGCAAAGAGTGGTCGAGCAAGGGCGTGCCCATGACCATCAAGCGCTATCGAGAGATGACCGTGCGCGATGTCATCTGGGTGCGCTGGGGCAGTGTTCTTCTGGCCCCGCACGTAGTAACCGAAGCAGAGGCCGACGGCACTCAAGAAATTGTCATCACCGCGTTGCCCGGCGACATCCTGACCGCTGGCGATAGCAGCTCGTTGCCGATCAAGTACGAAGTCCATGACGAGGTCTGGAACTGGTGCGAGAAATGGTCGAAGGAGACTTCGGTTCAGGTAGATGCCGGTGCTGCTCGCCTGGATCCGGCCTTTTTCGAAGATGCCGATGATGGCGAACTCCATCTCGATCAACTCGACCATCAAGCGACCAACCTGCTGATCCGGCTCGAAAGCAATAAAGAGTTCGCCACGGACGACACTATTGTGATCAATGTCGCTGGTGTCGGGGGGACCGGAACAGCGCCTCGAACGCTGACCAAGGAAGTCACCGTCGGCAATCTGCCCTACATTCTCGACTTCCCGATCCCTTTTGCATTCGTCAGTCTCTTCGCCAACGGGACGCTCGATGGCTCCTACGTTTTGCGCAAGAAAGACGGTAGCCCTCCACTCTATTCCAAGCGCACCTTCGTCAAAGTGATCGGTAACCCGGCGCTGTTGCCGGCGCCGATCATTGAAGAGGTAATCGGTGCCATTTTGCCCGCCGACAGCAAAACAGCGACCGTCAGAATTGCTTACCCGAGCCTTAAAGTCGGCGACACGATCAACATGATCTGGGAAGGCACGAAATCAGACGGCAACGCCTATGAGTATGAGGAACCGTATGACGTCAGCAATAACGATGAGCAGGCAGGCTTTACATACATTCATGTGATGAACGAGCACATTCTCCCGTTGAACAACGGCAGTCTCAAACTCTATTACCGGGTGTACAACGACGATCCTGCCGAATATGGACTCAGCGAATCTGACTTTCTGCGGGTCGAGGTACGCGCGTTGCCCGCCACTCTGCCTGCCCCCGATGTAGAAGAGGCCCGGGATGGTGTGATCGACCCGACGAAGGTTTATACCCAGGCCCATGTGCTGGTCAAACCGGTCAATTGGATGAAGGGTGACACGCTGACGTATCACTGGATTGGCTACACCATTGATGGTTCAACCAAAGGCAGCGTACCCATCACTCAGTTGTCGATCGACAAAACCGCGCGTTTTCGGGTGGATGCACAATACGTAACGACCAACATCGGCTTTCCGGTCACAGTGATTTACACCCTGCTGCACGCCGCCACCGGGAAATACAGTTATTCCGCACCCTTGCGGGTAATCGTCGGGGTACCGCTGGGTCGACTGCTTCCGCCTGAGGTCATCCAGGCATTCGGTGACGTCCTCGATCCGATGGATGCGATCAACGGTGTCGATATCGAATGCAGCTACGACACCATGGATGAAAAGCTGGATCTGTTACGTCTGTTATGGACAGGTACGCCCGGCCCCGGAACATCGGAGGACCTCGAAAAACCCGCCGAAGCCACCGGCACTGTCACCTTCCACCTCCCCGCCTCTGTGGTGGGTGCCAACATCCTGAGCACTGTATCGGTCAAATACGCTGTACAGCGCCATAAGTTATGGACGCAATCAGAGGAATTGCCGCTGAACATCCTGGGTTTCCAGGACCCGGAAAAAGACTTGCCTACGCCCGAAGTTCCGCTAGCCGTCAATGCCGTTCTGGATCTGATGGAGTTCAGCGGCGACGCAAGTATTCTGGTCAAACCGTGGCCCTTCATTGCCGAAGGGCAAGTCGTGGATCTCAATGTTGTAGGTCGTGCCAGTACCGGCGTCCACATCATCGAAGTGCTCAAAACACATAAAATCAGCAAGCAACAAGCCGTCACCGGGCTTGATGAACCGTTGCTTAGGTCCGATTTGCTGAAGTTGCTCCACAGCTCTCCAGCCACCGTGACTTGCTCGGTGATATTCAATGGCAGTGAGGATGCAGCAGTCGAATTTCCGAACCTGCCTTTGACGATACGCACACGCTATGACTATGTAACGCCGATCATTACCAGTGTGAAAGATCCGCAGGAAAAGGAAATTCCAGAAGCCTCCGTGACCTACGACAAGCGCGTGAAAATTCAGGGTACCGCCACTCGGGACGAAACAGTCCGCGTCATGATCAACAACGTCCCACAAGACATAGTCGATGTCATCGCTCCCGGGACCTGGGAGTTTATGACCGGGAATTTGCTCGAGGGCATGCAGAGCATAACGGTCGAGGCTTTGTATGATGCCGACCCGACAATCAGTGAGCCAAGGACGTTCACCATCGGTATCGCCACCCAGCCCAGTATCACCGCGGTCAATGATTCACTGGGGCCTGTAGCCAATAACGGAACAACCTACGATACCGAAATTGCAGTGGCAGTCTTAGCGGATCCCAATCAATCTGTGCAGCTTTACAATGGCACCAATGCTATTGGCTTGCCCATTTCCCTCGACGGTGATGGCGCCGGCGCAACCACACTGACTGATCTGACGCGTACAACATATTCCCTCAAAGCCAGAGCAATCTATGGTGATCAATTGGAGTCACCGGCACATAACTTTACTATCAAGGCGCACAACGAAATATCGCTGACCTCAATCAGGGACTCAGAAGGTGAACTGGTCGAGGGAGGAAGAACCTATGACAGCTCGGTCACTCTGACGGGCGGGTTTACACCCTTATATGACGTCCAGGTTTACGATAACGGCGGCGGGAAACAGATCGTGTCTACCGGCCAAAACGGCGTCTGGACCACCAGTCTTGCGATTGATACTGGTGAACATGCTGTGTACGTCAAAGCGCTGTCAACGAACCAACAATCCAATACCCGAAACTTCAGAAGAGATCCCGTTCCACCGTTGTACATTGACACATCCACCGCTTATCTCAGTGGATACATGGTCAGACATACCAACAGACCCGTGACCAATCCTCCCGCTGGAGCCTTTTTAACTCGAGGCGCCAGCGGTGGCATACCGCCCTATCGCTATAGCACTGACAAAACAGCGTATCTCCAGGTCGACGTTTCAACAGGGAGAGTTATTGGCGTCCGCAATGGCGGTGCTCGCGTGATCGTTACAGATAGCCGCGGATCTACGGCGTCGTATTCTGTTTCTGTTCAAAACGTCTGGTATATCGCCAATTACGGGGGCGGTCGCCATAACCTGGCAACCATGTCAGCCACTGTGAACAACGCTGGCGGCAAATTTCCAGCCATTCGCGATTACAACAGTTTGCGCTCAGTGTACGGAGGGGATCCGGGTGGATATTCCTATGACTTCTACTGGGTAGACGATAGACACCAATGGGGATCCCACTGGTTGCTACGCCCGGGAGACGGGGTAGTTTATGGGTCAAATGACAACGGCAAGGTGGGGTGTATAGGCGTTCTGCTACGGACCTGA